One window of the Pseudobdellovibrionaceae bacterium genome contains the following:
- the queA gene encoding tRNA preQ1(34) S-adenosylmethionine ribosyltransferase-isomerase QueA: MEGPRVEIFQSADENFHPKLFATRRVYSYIDADMKTSELSYSYPEELVAQKPVTDSRVLWVDNNDKWREASLEEVKKSLQPGDTLILNDSGVIPCRVFTDEGLEILFIRQEEPLVWQVLFPARNYKRGAEIALPGNLRAKLIAKGLPQKLQLSEPLQDEYFDRFGELALPPYIQKARGERHNRETEEAWYQTDWWKVRGSCAAPTASLHFSKQDVESWQEKGVQIGWVTLHVGLGTFLPVKSENLDEHPMHSEWCFIPRATVEAIEYTKRRGGKVWALGTTATRTIESWARGKLQEGPEGWAGETDLFIRPGFEFKVVDVLMTNFHQPQSTLLALVCAFAGKEKTLSAYEWAVENKFRLFSYGDLSLWQRN; the protein is encoded by the coding sequence ATGGAAGGACCGAGAGTTGAGATTTTCCAATCCGCCGATGAGAATTTTCATCCCAAACTCTTTGCCACTCGAAGGGTCTACAGCTATATCGATGCAGACATGAAAACATCCGAATTATCCTATTCTTACCCCGAAGAGTTGGTGGCGCAGAAGCCAGTGACCGACAGTCGTGTCTTGTGGGTGGATAATAATGACAAGTGGCGCGAAGCATCTTTAGAAGAGGTGAAGAAGTCCCTCCAGCCAGGGGACACTTTGATTCTCAATGACAGCGGAGTGATTCCCTGCCGGGTTTTTACTGATGAGGGTTTGGAAATTCTCTTTATTCGCCAGGAAGAACCCTTGGTTTGGCAGGTGCTGTTTCCGGCTCGTAATTACAAGCGGGGTGCCGAGATTGCTTTACCGGGAAACTTGCGGGCTAAACTGATCGCCAAAGGATTGCCGCAAAAGTTGCAGTTGAGCGAGCCCTTGCAGGATGAGTATTTTGACCGCTTTGGCGAGTTGGCCCTGCCCCCGTACATTCAAAAGGCCAGAGGTGAGCGTCACAATCGTGAGACCGAAGAGGCCTGGTACCAAACTGATTGGTGGAAGGTGAGAGGGAGTTGTGCGGCGCCGACGGCGAGTCTCCATTTTTCCAAACAAGACGTGGAATCCTGGCAGGAAAAGGGTGTGCAAATTGGTTGGGTCACCCTTCATGTGGGGCTTGGCACATTCTTGCCGGTAAAGTCTGAAAATCTTGATGAGCACCCCATGCACAGCGAATGGTGTTTCATCCCGCGAGCGACGGTTGAGGCGATCGAATACACAAAACGCCGCGGGGGAAAGGTGTGGGCTCTGGGGACAACCGCCACACGAACTATCGAATCCTGGGCTCGGGGCAAACTCCAAGAAGGGCCTGAGGGCTGGGCGGGAGAGACCGACCTTTTTATTCGCCCGGGCTTTGAGTTTAAGGTGGTAGATGTGTTAATGACCAACTTTCACCAACCTCAGAGCACCTTGTTGGCCTTGGTCTGCGCCTTTGCCGGCAAAGAAAAGACACTCAGTGCCTATGAATGGGCGGTGGAAAACAAGTTTCGATTATTCAGTTATGGGGATTTAAGTCTATGGCAGCGGAATTAG
- a CDS encoding GNAT family N-acetyltransferase, with the protein MADESVIFKEMAKDDLPHVLRWRREPHVEAAWNRGETDLEILKKYEEKITSSVVRPYIFHLDGKRGGYIQYYWAARCGEGWWEGYDSKTVGIDLFIGEPEFLRKGWAKHVISQFCQKLFLELKIERIIADPAPANQGIRRCLESCGFTDQGVIETPDGPARLMILEK; encoded by the coding sequence ATGGCAGACGAATCAGTTATCTTTAAAGAAATGGCCAAAGATGATCTCCCTCATGTGTTGAGATGGAGGCGGGAGCCTCATGTGGAAGCCGCATGGAATCGTGGTGAAACTGACCTGGAGATTCTCAAAAAATATGAAGAGAAAATAACCTCGTCGGTTGTTAGACCCTACATTTTTCATCTCGACGGCAAGCGTGGCGGTTACATTCAATACTATTGGGCCGCCCGCTGTGGTGAAGGTTGGTGGGAGGGTTACGATAGCAAGACGGTGGGGATTGACCTGTTTATTGGTGAGCCTGAGTTTTTGCGCAAAGGCTGGGCCAAGCACGTGATCAGTCAGTTTTGCCAGAAGCTGTTTTTGGAATTAAAAATTGAACGAATCATCGCCGATCCTGCCCCCGCCAATCAGGGGATTCGTCGCTGTTTGGAATCCTGTGGTTTTACCGATCAGGGCGTCATTGAGACACCTGATGGTCCTGCTCGTCTGATGATCCTGGAAAAATAA
- a CDS encoding class I SAM-dependent methyltransferase, protein MQDEYASSAKFYDGAYSVKLDLQDLPFYRDLAKRYSGPILEIACGTGRISIPLARDGHQITGLDRSTAMLDVFKKSLAHEPSEIQARVDLTTGDMRDFDLGKEFPLIIIPFRPIQHLYTVEDQVAALKSAARHLSPQGVFAFDVFFPRLDVISSGVGTENFELEWTNPENEQQKIRRYFRKDFFDKINQNFGGKFIYRTYQGEKQIAEEMWDLKMSFYTYPHLRALFELAGLKIHEEYGTYDKGPMDNEANQMIFVLRHKS, encoded by the coding sequence ATGCAAGACGAGTACGCCTCCTCTGCGAAGTTTTATGATGGCGCCTATAGTGTGAAACTGGATCTTCAGGACCTTCCGTTTTACCGAGATCTGGCCAAGCGATATAGTGGTCCAATTTTGGAGATTGCCTGTGGCACCGGACGAATCTCCATTCCTTTGGCCCGAGACGGCCACCAGATCACAGGATTGGATCGATCCACGGCGATGCTCGACGTGTTCAAAAAGAGCCTTGCTCATGAGCCGTCCGAAATTCAAGCCCGTGTGGATCTCACGACTGGAGACATGAGAGACTTTGATCTTGGCAAAGAATTTCCCCTGATCATCATTCCCTTTCGCCCTATCCAGCACTTGTACACAGTTGAGGATCAGGTGGCGGCCCTCAAGTCAGCGGCCCGCCACCTGTCGCCCCAAGGTGTTTTTGCCTTTGATGTCTTTTTCCCCCGACTGGATGTTATCTCAAGTGGGGTCGGCACGGAAAACTTTGAACTGGAATGGACCAATCCGGAAAATGAGCAACAAAAAATTCGGCGGTACTTCCGCAAAGACTTCTTTGACAAGATCAACCAGAATTTTGGTGGCAAGTTCATCTATCGCACTTACCAGGGAGAGAAGCAGATTGCCGAGGAAATGTGGGACCTCAAAATGTCCTTTTACACCTACCCCCACCTTCGGGCGCTGTTTGAATTGGCTGGCCTAAAGATCCACGAAGAGTACGGCACCTACGATAAAGGGCCGATGGACAACGAGGCCAATCAAATGATCTTTGTCCTCAGACACAAGAGCTGA
- a CDS encoding outer membrane beta-barrel protein: protein MISVSYLSARFSALALVALVFIPGLHAEEVGSSQGTLGASEPLRPPSRITIFPYLGASLFELKGDIGTSKASLNQRGMGGIGIEVGKGRVRFESGLGVLQSGTAGNGKAGILPFNFQLRSNFITLPLLAKIHFFSDTFSSAFLKLGFTAAYLAQSDFEVAALGRSATEDVRNKANNYDWLLTAGFGGRFYLSQSWDWILDTTFYRGQVDATKADGKSVYQGFTLSTGLAYRLPDE, encoded by the coding sequence ATGATTTCAGTCTCTTACCTTTCAGCTCGATTCTCGGCCCTGGCTTTGGTTGCTTTGGTTTTCATCCCGGGTCTTCACGCTGAAGAGGTGGGGTCCTCTCAGGGTACTCTCGGGGCATCTGAGCCCCTTAGGCCTCCCAGCCGCATCACCATTTTCCCCTATCTCGGTGCCTCCCTTTTTGAACTCAAAGGAGACATTGGCACATCCAAAGCATCTCTCAATCAACGGGGAATGGGTGGAATTGGCATCGAAGTGGGCAAAGGCAGGGTTCGCTTTGAATCTGGGCTCGGAGTTCTCCAGTCCGGAACTGCCGGTAACGGCAAAGCTGGAATTTTGCCCTTTAATTTTCAATTGCGCTCCAACTTTATCACTCTGCCCCTTCTCGCTAAGATTCATTTCTTCTCCGATACCTTCTCCAGTGCTTTTTTAAAACTCGGCTTTACTGCCGCCTATCTCGCTCAATCAGATTTTGAAGTCGCCGCTCTCGGCCGGTCGGCCACCGAAGATGTGCGCAACAAAGCCAACAACTACGACTGGCTATTGACCGCTGGGTTTGGTGGACGATTTTATCTTTCTCAATCCTGGGATTGGATTTTGGACACCACTTTTTATCGGGGTCAGGTCGATGCGACTAAGGCAGATGGGAAGTCGGTGTATCAGGGGTTTACTCTGTCCACCGGTCTCGCCTATCGCCTCCCAGACGAATAA
- a CDS encoding DUF1402 family protein — MVHRILIVITILFLFEAVGVAREEEDLDQRAFLAPSPRIVALLRELKNEIKTLGQRYKVDPRAIAGAVLAENTMNSGLDEQIQTWLASRGTYEVAGRKFSFGLGQLYDFSAMKSERVLAGLDGREERSLSLVRRDVLTAEGSLYYVAGAMRDVQDVYETEGFSVKDKPELLATLYNIGKPEERAKRRRKHKGVPQPNYFGRFVLRNMSVIEEAIEFGLPPEGKSRALPPESFEEQVVQVRYPLLNDKVTLPKRMTTRFYHRWYDQLTNQPSAFDLTGAYRVVGRNVNGELKPYVLLEDQFGARGWIGEEELREKTHPSLKVKAFDCRTRQDVCIDSISKVADGKALEQDGESVLVDFGRTTGNLQTYYPFHHPLCLLDREDQKQYFKQHGVNRELPIDTDKWTWKQRIKGAFNTLGSLSSASKARGLDRQASGEVSTRFRDRWLEENRTDVVLEKEKAQRKQRAQAYLRSLSLVVETCSASRMNLEMQWVIQYDAQVRQSRDLDIEMNSEKLESLLAKCRQLGEANDSSNCETIGSELSVPNQAKKVVALTEADLEKTIMFEYMDLFAKDVSLKDVDCIYDPLQTADLVGRLSQLECVDLVTVPDEFLATQSRAPAQRLKVEPASRNGIRVRMNLSCKGDR, encoded by the coding sequence GTGGTACACCGTATTTTGATCGTCATCACTATTCTCTTCCTGTTTGAAGCCGTTGGGGTTGCAAGAGAGGAAGAAGACCTCGACCAGCGGGCTTTTTTAGCCCCAAGTCCTCGCATTGTTGCTCTCCTTCGTGAGCTCAAGAATGAAATCAAAACTCTTGGGCAGAGATACAAAGTTGACCCGAGAGCCATTGCGGGCGCTGTCTTGGCGGAGAATACCATGAACTCTGGCTTGGACGAACAGATCCAAACCTGGCTGGCCAGCCGAGGGACCTACGAAGTGGCCGGAAGGAAGTTCTCTTTCGGTTTAGGTCAGCTCTATGATTTTTCGGCCATGAAAAGCGAACGTGTTTTGGCGGGACTTGATGGGCGCGAGGAAAGATCTCTCAGTCTTGTTCGTCGTGACGTCCTTACGGCGGAAGGGTCCCTTTACTACGTGGCCGGAGCCATGCGAGACGTTCAAGATGTGTATGAGACTGAGGGCTTTAGCGTGAAGGACAAGCCGGAACTTCTGGCCACCCTTTACAACATTGGCAAACCCGAGGAGAGGGCTAAGCGTCGAAGGAAGCATAAGGGTGTGCCGCAACCAAACTACTTTGGGCGCTTTGTTTTGCGAAATATGTCGGTGATCGAAGAAGCAATTGAATTTGGCCTTCCTCCGGAAGGGAAATCAAGGGCTTTGCCCCCGGAGAGTTTTGAGGAGCAGGTTGTACAAGTCAGATACCCACTGCTCAATGACAAAGTCACTCTTCCCAAGAGAATGACCACTCGTTTTTATCATCGCTGGTACGATCAGCTGACGAATCAGCCGTCGGCCTTTGATTTGACTGGGGCCTACAGGGTCGTCGGCCGCAACGTCAATGGCGAACTAAAACCCTATGTCCTTTTGGAAGATCAGTTTGGAGCCCGAGGCTGGATCGGCGAGGAGGAGTTGCGCGAAAAAACCCATCCAAGCCTCAAGGTCAAGGCCTTTGATTGTCGAACCAGACAAGATGTTTGCATCGACAGCATTTCCAAAGTTGCCGATGGCAAGGCCCTGGAGCAGGATGGGGAAAGTGTATTGGTGGACTTTGGCCGGACCACAGGCAACCTTCAAACTTATTACCCCTTTCATCATCCCCTTTGTCTGTTGGACCGTGAGGATCAAAAGCAGTATTTTAAACAACATGGAGTCAATCGCGAACTTCCTATCGACACCGACAAGTGGACTTGGAAACAAAGAATAAAGGGAGCATTCAATACTCTTGGCTCCCTTTCTTCAGCAAGCAAAGCAAGGGGGCTCGACCGCCAAGCATCGGGGGAGGTGAGCACGAGATTTCGTGATCGTTGGCTGGAAGAGAATAGGACTGATGTTGTCCTGGAAAAGGAAAAAGCACAAAGAAAGCAGAGGGCTCAAGCCTATCTGAGGAGTTTGAGTCTTGTAGTCGAGACTTGTTCGGCTTCAAGGATGAATCTAGAAATGCAATGGGTGATTCAGTACGACGCCCAAGTTCGTCAATCCAGAGATCTAGACATCGAGATGAATTCAGAAAAACTTGAGAGTTTGCTGGCAAAGTGTCGGCAGCTGGGGGAGGCCAATGACTCTTCAAATTGCGAGACCATCGGGTCGGAACTGTCAGTGCCGAATCAAGCGAAAAAAGTAGTAGCTTTGACCGAAGCTGACTTGGAGAAAACCATCATGTTTGAATACATGGACCTGTTTGCCAAGGATGTGAGCCTGAAGGATGTGGATTGCATCTATGATCCTTTGCAAACAGCGGATTTGGTGGGAAGATTGTCTCAGCTGGAATGTGTGGATCTGGTCACCGTCCCAGATGAGTTCTTGGCGACCCAGTCACGGGCTCCGGCACAACGTCTGAAAGTGGAGCCAGCATCACGAAATGGCATTCGTGTGCGCATGAACCTAAGCTGTAAGGGGGACAGGTAG
- the tgt gene encoding tRNA guanosine(34) transglycosylase Tgt → MAAELGQFELLHQQEEARVGRLQTFHGAIETPVFMPVGTKASVKAMLPEELVEIGAQVILGNTYHLHLRPGEETIERLGGLHKFMNWHKPILTDSGGFQVFSLSGLRKITEEGVEFRSHLDGAKHFISPEKSMQIQMALGSDIIMAFDECPAHPSTPEKLKESMDLTHRWLLRCKEAMTRKESLLFGIVQGGLDAKLRMESLEQITSVELPGYALGGFSVGEPIHLMHELVRVVGPRMPKHKPRYLMGVGTPVDLVLSVDSGIDMFDCVMPTRTARNGTLFTWQGKVHIKRQQYKEDPGPLDPECDCYTCQNYSKAYLRHMFMSGEIVASRLNTIHNLHFYCQVMDKARAAIREGRWPAYRDDCLTRFVRDDAKA, encoded by the coding sequence ATGGCAGCGGAATTAGGCCAGTTTGAGTTGCTTCATCAGCAGGAGGAAGCCCGTGTCGGGCGGCTGCAGACCTTTCATGGCGCCATCGAAACTCCCGTTTTTATGCCTGTGGGAACCAAGGCCAGTGTCAAAGCCATGCTCCCTGAGGAGTTGGTGGAAATCGGCGCCCAGGTCATCTTAGGTAACACCTACCACCTGCATTTGCGACCAGGTGAGGAGACCATTGAACGTCTGGGTGGTCTTCATAAGTTCATGAACTGGCACAAGCCCATTTTGACGGATAGTGGGGGCTTTCAGGTGTTTTCACTCTCTGGTTTGCGCAAGATCACTGAAGAAGGCGTGGAGTTCCGCAGTCATTTGGATGGCGCCAAGCACTTCATCAGCCCAGAAAAATCCATGCAGATCCAAATGGCCCTGGGATCCGACATCATCATGGCCTTTGATGAATGTCCGGCCCATCCATCGACACCCGAAAAACTTAAGGAGTCCATGGATCTTACCCATCGCTGGCTTCTGCGCTGTAAAGAGGCCATGACCCGCAAGGAAAGTCTCTTGTTTGGAATTGTACAAGGGGGATTGGACGCAAAACTACGCATGGAGAGTCTTGAGCAGATCACCAGTGTGGAGTTACCGGGTTATGCCCTTGGTGGCTTCAGTGTGGGTGAACCCATTCATTTGATGCACGAACTGGTGCGAGTGGTGGGCCCGAGGATGCCGAAGCACAAGCCGCGCTATTTAATGGGTGTTGGAACACCGGTTGACTTGGTTTTGTCCGTAGACTCAGGCATCGACATGTTTGATTGCGTGATGCCCACGCGCACGGCGCGCAATGGAACACTTTTCACCTGGCAGGGTAAAGTTCACATTAAACGCCAGCAGTACAAAGAGGACCCAGGGCCCCTGGATCCGGAATGCGATTGTTACACCTGCCAGAATTACTCCAAGGCCTATCTTCGCCATATGTTCATGAGTGGGGAGATCGTCGCCTCCAGGCTCAATACAATCCATAATCTTCACTTCTATTGCCAGGTTATGGACAAGGCTCGGGCGGCCATTCGCGAAGGCCGTTGGCCTGCCTACCGGGACGACTGCTTAACGCGATTCGTCAGGGACGATGCCAAGGCCTAG
- a CDS encoding radical SAM protein — MSPSGHISPCCSYLSPENAGNTNKGDSLGSYWMSEGLAEIRRKVLSGEWPKGCEACRRKEDLGIQSTRTRFQDSFGDYLEQQGIDFTSSEQKVFQIKIGFSNVCNLTCRMCSSEFSTAWFKDDKTLLDEEFDGRRIDPKWFKQTEPALQQTTDILKSAGSPFKLMIEGGEPFLSKMFHQFLREMNSLGLSKNTNLYITTNGSIDPGKYLDDLKQFSTVKVLLSIEGTEKVNAYARSGPDTYTLDAVARNMDLLSQLPNFSRVVVSPTIQIYSLFDIGELIKWSRNRGYLITLQQILVGPPFLNINILPNDIKEMADKYLSNILADFPEEDDLSWEIQCIQKALWKPLDEDQRLKRLGELKAYTRILEAKRGDRIESIGQPIADFIRGL; from the coding sequence ATGAGTCCATCTGGGCATATTTCCCCTTGCTGCAGCTATTTGTCGCCAGAGAATGCCGGCAACACTAATAAGGGAGATTCTCTCGGAAGCTACTGGATGAGTGAGGGCTTGGCGGAAATCCGCCGCAAAGTGCTTAGTGGAGAGTGGCCAAAAGGTTGCGAAGCATGCCGCCGCAAGGAAGATCTGGGAATCCAATCAACGAGAACCAGATTTCAGGACTCCTTTGGTGACTATCTCGAACAGCAAGGCATCGACTTCACCAGTTCGGAACAAAAAGTCTTTCAGATAAAAATTGGTTTCTCAAATGTTTGCAACCTGACATGCAGAATGTGCTCCTCAGAGTTCAGTACGGCGTGGTTCAAAGATGATAAGACCTTGTTAGATGAAGAGTTCGATGGCAGACGAATAGATCCCAAGTGGTTCAAACAAACAGAGCCAGCCCTTCAGCAGACGACCGACATCCTCAAAAGTGCTGGCTCTCCCTTTAAGCTGATGATTGAAGGTGGCGAGCCCTTTCTCAGCAAAATGTTTCACCAGTTTCTGCGCGAGATGAATTCGCTCGGTTTATCTAAAAACACTAACCTTTACATCACAACCAATGGCTCCATTGACCCAGGTAAATACCTGGACGACCTTAAGCAGTTTTCCACGGTTAAAGTACTACTCAGTATTGAGGGGACTGAAAAGGTCAACGCCTATGCCCGAAGCGGGCCCGATACTTACACACTGGATGCCGTGGCTCGCAATATGGACTTGCTTTCTCAATTGCCAAACTTCTCACGAGTCGTTGTGTCGCCGACAATTCAGATTTATAGCTTATTTGATATTGGAGAGCTTATTAAATGGTCGCGGAACCGAGGTTATCTTATTACTCTACAGCAGATTCTTGTTGGCCCGCCTTTCCTTAACATCAATATTCTACCAAATGACATTAAGGAGATGGCCGATAAGTATCTGTCTAACATCCTCGCTGATTTTCCTGAGGAGGATGATCTAAGTTGGGAAATTCAGTGTATCCAAAAGGCCCTATGGAAACCCCTGGATGAAGACCAGCGGCTGAAACGACTTGGGGAACTCAAAGCCTACACCCGAATCCTAGAAGCAAAACGAGGCGACAGGATTGAGTCGATTGGCCAACCCATTGCTGACTTCATTCGCGGCCTCTAG